GCTACCAGTCGCCGGGCAGCCTGGGCGGGCGCATCGTCGCGGGGGCCGAGACGGTCCGCATCATGGGCGACGAGGTCGCCGTGCGCGCCCAGGTCCATACCATCGGCGGCTTCTCGGCCCACGCCGACCAGGACGACCTGCTGGCCTTTCTCTCGTCCACCGGCAGCCCGCGCGTCTGGCTGATTCACGGCGAGGTCGGCGTGATGGAGGACTTCCTGCCCGTGCTGGCGCAGCGCGGCCTGACCGCCAACCTAATGCCCGACCATCAGGAGGTGGACCTGCTGAGCACCACCTTCCCCAGTGGGCGGCCCCCCGGCACTCCCGAGAGCCATGCGGACGCGCGGGTCAGCGAGGGTGGGGAGTAGGGGGGGGGACCTCTCTACCGTGCCGTCAGCCGCAGCAACTCCGCGTAGACCTGGGCCGTGGTGCGGGCGTCCTCCAGGGCGTCGTGGGCCTGGTATTCCAGCCCGAAGTGCTCCGCGAGTTGTTCCAGGGGCGTGCCCACCTTGCGCGGCAGGAGGCCCGCGTGAATCAGGAACTGCGCGCTGAGCTTGGTATCCACCCGCCCGCGCCGAAAGACTGTGTTCAGGTCGGGCAGCAGGGGCCGCAGGAAGCCCAGGTCGTAAGTCAGGTTGTGGCCGCCCAGCATCACCCGCCCGACCTCCCGCGCGTAGGCCCGCACCGCGTCCGCGACCTCCTCCGGGGGCTGTGCCTGGGCGTGGTGTGTGGTGAGGTCGATGCCGTTGACGGCCATCGCCTCAGCCTCCACCT
This DNA window, taken from Deinococcus carri, encodes the following:
- a CDS encoding 3'-5' exonuclease, encoding MTTPPPPRLAALNQPIIFVDTETGGRDPARHPLLTIGLATLTPQGEVTRPLHLRLRHEHYEVEAEAMAVNGIDLTTHHAQAQPPEEVADAVRAYAREVGRVMLGGHNLTYDLGFLRPLLPDLNTVFRRGRVDTKLSAQFLIHAGLLPRKVGTPLEQLAEHFGLEYQAHDALEDARTTAQVYAELLRLTAR